DNA sequence from the Manihot esculenta cultivar AM560-2 chromosome 11, M.esculenta_v8, whole genome shotgun sequence genome:
gttgacccattctacgtcccggcactttggaatgtagaggactattggtgacaataccatccttgatgtgatttacctgtgatgtgatgcattccatgatagcatgtatttttaaatgttttagtattctactcactgggctctagtagctcacccctttccctaatcccctagggttgcaggtacgggctagacagagaagtcaagatgaatgaagttatgtgtatgtaatagatagaatgtggacatgataagttgtataatgatgtaaaagttatgaatagttatgtcatgtatatgttgattttgatattgaggtttagaaattgtgcttgaccgagtttgtatagtaatctcttttgtaaacatgatctatgttttatgatgcttttGTAACCAAACTCTATATATatgatgtcaccccattggggcactgttgggactccaaagaggagttgATGTTTATAaccatgttatgtatagtgcatgcacaggttatgtttggtgaatgaatgaatgaatgaatgtaaagaaaagttcaaatttttatatatgttgttgatcatgtatgggattaaacaggtttacaggctatatgtcaggcttgctacgggtcccgacggccttaagccgatctggatcctagcgccggtagcggtccgattttcgggtcgttacagaatggtatcagagccctaggttcatatggtcggacctagagtgtcgggctcatagaggttatagaaggtcaagcacaataggaagatcatgtccactaggataggatgtggagtcctgtcttgcatgatgatgtgaaatgccatgattatatgcatgtgcattaatgatatgtgatgtatgtgatgcgggttcatgtgtgctcacatgaaccatatgatgctaatgtttttgtgtgatgtgcgctgtttttcagaaaacaggatgagaggaactcgtcgatcagcaagattgactggagtaccatctgaggatgagggcacgagcgcccgtcctcctgcattgcctagggcaatgtcaagcaggtctagcagagaaagagcagtaagagaccctagaaggtctttggatctgggtagaagcagatcagtaaggggaacagttcaggggggaatgtcagaggatatgggggatgagatggatgtggaccagaggagggatggcagtttaggagtgagcatgtcggaagagggaatgggagagtcccaaggaggcacctaggcctcgggatttgttcagccaccttactacccacccttctcacaaaaccccgggtattcgatgggaggcacatcggactaccatagctttaacccttatcccacacagatgccatacccatcttactacccaccatacccacactaccccatgtacccacctccaccttactatccaggtacaacaaaccctgccccaggggatgctgcacctcctcctccaccagcagaacccacagttccagaaaccccagtacctaagcctagctcatctgatgggagcaaggtcaagatgaccgactacatgaagttgggcgctcctcagtatgaaaaaggggatgacccgtttgtatatcttgaaagggtcaaggtgattatagatgagattggggcggatgacagtagagccattcagatggctaggttcacgcttaagtgcaagaaggcacgagagtggtttaagaattagggtaatttatgatttagtccctgggtattgccattattaacaagtcagtccctgtattttcagaaacctattaaaacgtccttatataaTCAAAACGTTAACAAATCAGTCCTTCCATCCACTATTaccctcttttccgttaaaaataagatgaaaagacCAAAATAACCTTAGTGTAGCTTTTCCCCAAATCGATAATTTCTCTTCTCAAATCCctatcctctctctctcttctcccgAAAATGAAACCTCTGTTCCGAAATCCCtaatttctcttttctttccaaaTCGATAACCTCTCTCTTCCTAAATCCCTAACTTTCTGTCTTCTCCCAAGTCGATAACTTCTCTTCTCAAATCTCTAACTTCCCTCTTCTTCCCTAAATCCTCTCTTCTCGATTTTGTTGGTTTTTATCGAAGAGAAGTTGGGTTCTGTCGAAGAGAAGTTGTGGTTCCGATTTTGTTGGTTTTTATCGAAGAGAAGTTGGGTTCTGTCGAAGAGAAGTTGTGGTCCCGATTTTGTTGGTTTCTGTCAAACAACTGGGGAAAGGTAACTTTTTgtgctttcttttattttttttttctttggatgTGTGATTATAATATTTGTATTATAGTAAAACATGTGGGTACCATTTACTGTTACTGATAGTTTTAGTGTATTTTTTTTCAGGAGATTTTGACTAATTAAAGAATGTGTGATTCATGTGTGCAGGTCTGAAAACATGGCTGTGGAAGAGAGATTTACTGTGGTGTTGACATATGAAAACAAAACCGATTCTTTATATAATGTCCCTATTGCAAGGTATTCGTACATATCCTTGTTGTCTGATGTTTATAAGTTGTTTAACATAGCTGCATCATTTGTTTCGTTTGTTACTGGTAGTGGGATGAGTGTAGAAAATGATGATGATTTAATGTTGGCTTTTGAGTTGTACAAACATAGTCATAAATTGCCTTTGACTGTACACGTAAAGGGGGTCCCTCTGAACACTGAGATGTCtgatgatgacgatgatgatgatgatgtttgTATTATTGGTGAGAGCAGTGATACTGGTGAGGGTAGTAACCTTGGTGAGGGTGGTAATACTGTTGAGGATATTAACCTTGATGATGCCTTAGGTAGAAAAACTCCCCCATTAAATAGGGATGTGTCcacaagaggtaagggcaggAGTGTGCCATTAAGAGGAAAGGGAGGAAGAAGCAGTTTTACTAGAGGTAGAGGGATAAGACAGGAAAGTGTTAGTGAAAGTGGGCAGTTAGGGGGAGGGGCCAATGAATCACCACAAATTGATTCTGAAAGTGATGTATCATTCAATGAAAGTGAGGTTGGAGATGATTTACCTGAAGAAGTTATATTTGACAATGAGATTAGTACTGAGGAGTCAGATGGGTTATCAGGTTATGCTAGTGACAATGACAAAGAGGTTGAAGATAGTGAGAATGAGTCTTATGATCCaaataatagaaagaaaaaatatattgatcctTATCATGGCATGTATGATCATCCCTTCCAACACAATGAAGGGGAAGAGATTTTGTTTAAATAGGGCCAAGTTTTTAAGGACATTGTAACTTTGAGGAATGCAATGAGAGATTATGCTATTAAGGGGGGATATGATATTACAAGAGTTAAAAATGACTCTACTAGATTAACAGCTAAGTGTTCCAGTACAGGATGTCCCTGGAGGTTTCATGCATCAGTTTTGTCTGACCAAGTCACTTTCATGGTTAAGACTCTACATGATGAGCACACATGCATAAGACCattaagaaatgaaaatttgaattcaaacaCTAAGTGGATAGTAGAAAAACTTAGGGAAAAGCTGAGGGCAGACCCTGACATGAGTTATGAACTCATGCAGCATGAGTTGATGGGAAAATGGGGTGTGGAAGTTCCTGTGTGGCAATTATATAGAGCTAAGTGCAAGGCTAGAGATGAGAACATGGGCATGCATTGTGAAAGTTTCCAAAAACTTAAGAAATATGTCCATTATTTGCAAACATATAACCCGGGTACAGTTGTAAAAATTCAGCCAGCTCCAAGGGTTAATGAAGATGATCCTTTTGTTTTTCAAAGAATATGGATTATGT
Encoded proteins:
- the LOC110618221 gene encoding uncharacterized protein LOC110618221, with translation MKAGIDSVVTLGAFNSSLARADDKFSTTFSPLSMREERATLEGFKVRERLAALPLMLGSVEEKLWFRFCWFLSKRSWVLSKRSCGPDFVGFCQTTGERSENMAVEERFTVVLTYENKTDSLYNVPIARYSYISLLSDVYKLFNIAASFVSFVTGSGMSVENDDDLMLAFELYKHSHKLPLTVHVKGVPLNTEMSDDDDDDDDVCIIGESSDTGEGSNLGEGGNTVEDINLDDALGRKTPPLNRDVSTRGKGRSVPLRGKGGRSSFTRGRGIRQESVSESGQLGGGANESPQIDSESDVSFNESEVGDDLPEEVIFDNEISTEESDGLSGYASDNDKEVEDSENESYDPNNRKKKYIDPYHGMYDHPFQHNEGEEILFK
- the LOC110617385 gene encoding uncharacterized protein LOC110617385 produces the protein MRDYAIKGGYDITRVKNDSTRLTAKCSSTGCPWRFHASVLSDQVTFMVKTLHDEHTCIRPLRNENLNSNTKWIVEKLREKLRADPDMSYELMQHELMGKWGVEVPVWQLYRAKCKARDENMGMHCESFQKLKKYVHYLQTYNPGTVVKIQPAPRVNEDDPFVFQRIWIMFDAIKSGFENGCRPFIGLDGCHLKGPYGGIFLVAVILDGNRGVLPLAFSIVEAECGDSWTFFLENLYSCIGGGTDARPLTIMLDRQKV